A window from Brucella sp. BE17 encodes these proteins:
- a CDS encoding VOC family protein: MTSGIHHITLVTRKVQANVDFYVGFLGLRLIKQTGGFEDAEQLHLLYGDRSGSPGSLITFLVWEDGSKGRVGHGQVSEIALAIDRTAIGFWLERALRYHVSSEGPVQEFGAPVLRLRDPDGVIVKLVGSDLRANDPWNADDIAPELAVKRIYSATILSEVPEQTSAFIAQNFGFASQAREGTIERLVSQSGDAVDVRDASGFWPGIPGTGIADHVAFRAASADAVTKLGEDLLKRNSSDINVHDRKYFTSLYVREPGETLIEFASDGPGFTIDEAVDSLGEILFVPPGNDAQADAIRVRLPQFARPGEERVIYRDLPFVHRIHQPENPDGTMLVLLHGTGGNENDLMPLAAKAAPNSTLLGLRGRSTEEGIQRWFRRYGQARFDQADIAFEAEALAAFMEEAVQAYAIDLDKTAFIGNSNGANMLAAFMQLHPRVVKNAVLLRAAEVLEVPPQASLSDAGVLLLKGAYDAFGDSAGLLEKALRDCGATLDIGIVDAGHNLTDEDVHRTGEWLKTRL; the protein is encoded by the coding sequence ATGACCAGTGGCATTCATCACATCACGCTTGTCACGCGTAAGGTGCAGGCCAACGTTGATTTCTACGTCGGATTTTTAGGCCTGCGTCTGATCAAGCAGACTGGCGGTTTCGAGGATGCCGAACAGCTTCACCTCCTTTATGGCGATCGATCCGGTTCACCGGGCTCGCTTATAACATTTCTTGTCTGGGAAGATGGCTCGAAAGGCCGCGTCGGCCACGGCCAGGTCAGCGAAATTGCGCTCGCCATTGATCGCACCGCAATCGGCTTCTGGCTCGAGCGGGCGCTGCGCTATCACGTGTCGTCTGAAGGCCCGGTGCAGGAATTCGGTGCGCCGGTTCTGCGCTTACGCGATCCTGACGGTGTAATCGTCAAGCTGGTCGGCAGCGATCTTCGTGCCAATGACCCATGGAACGCTGACGACATTGCGCCGGAATTGGCCGTCAAACGCATTTACTCCGCGACGATTCTTTCCGAGGTGCCGGAGCAGACCTCCGCTTTCATTGCGCAGAATTTCGGGTTCGCTTCGCAGGCAAGGGAAGGCACCATCGAACGGCTGGTTTCGCAATCAGGTGATGCGGTTGATGTGCGCGATGCAAGCGGTTTCTGGCCGGGCATCCCCGGAACCGGCATTGCCGATCATGTGGCGTTTCGCGCAGCCAGCGCTGATGCGGTGACAAAACTTGGCGAAGACCTGCTCAAGCGCAATTCAAGTGACATCAATGTACATGACCGCAAATATTTCACCTCGCTCTATGTGCGTGAGCCGGGTGAGACGCTCATTGAATTTGCCTCCGATGGTCCCGGTTTCACGATTGATGAGGCGGTGGATTCTTTAGGTGAAATTCTGTTCGTGCCGCCGGGCAATGATGCGCAGGCGGACGCCATCCGCGTGCGCCTACCGCAATTTGCACGTCCCGGCGAGGAGCGGGTGATTTATCGCGATCTGCCATTCGTGCATCGTATTCACCAGCCTGAAAATCCTGACGGCACGATGCTTGTGCTTTTGCACGGCACCGGTGGTAATGAAAACGATCTTATGCCGCTTGCAGCCAAGGCAGCGCCGAATTCTACATTGCTGGGCCTGCGCGGACGCAGCACTGAAGAGGGTATTCAGCGCTGGTTTCGCCGCTATGGGCAGGCGCGGTTCGATCAGGCGGATATTGCTTTTGAGGCCGAAGCGCTGGCGGCCTTTATGGAAGAGGCTGTTCAGGCCTATGCAATCGACCTCGACAAAACGGCGTTCATCGGCAATTCCAACGGGGCCAACATGCTTGCGGCGTTTATGCAATTACATCCGCGTGTGGTGAAAAATGCCGTGCTGCTGCGTGCCGCAGAAGTGCTGGAGGTGCCGCCGCAAGCCTCCCTTTCCGATGCTGGCGTTCTGCTGCTCAAGGGTGCTTATGATGCCTTTGGCGATTCCGCTGGCTTGTTGGAAAAGGCCTTACGGGATTGTGGTGCGACTCTGGATATCGGTATTGTTGATGCCGGACATAATCTGACGGATGAAGACGTCCACCGGACCGGAGAATGGCTGAAAACCCGGCTTTAA